A genomic window from Sebastes fasciatus isolate fSebFas1 chromosome 7, fSebFas1.pri, whole genome shotgun sequence includes:
- the LOC141771299 gene encoding uncharacterized protein LOC141771299 isoform X10 produces the protein MESTLFKAPSGADAAGVQQPATAPPGGLQPLAEEAEPADLGKVEGTVKSKPGDPAVARDGQELYSMDSSLSSSDSEDEGLGKKDKKKKKKKLKKKTKKKKKDSSSSSSSSSSSSSSSSSSSSSSDSDSEDDKKKKKKKKEEKKKKDGEKEFVWDSVIISESGPDGHLEQCDEGLNMDSSDDENDKKKEKKKKKKDKKKKKKKKKDSSSSSSDSSSSDSEDEKKKKKKKKKKKKKKKKDCSSSSSDSSSSSSSSDSEDDKKKKKKKKDKKKKKKKDKKKDSSSSSSCSSSSSSSESDKDKKKKKKKKDKKKKKKKDKDEKKDEEQNELSVTTLSAADGEVAGSSADGDKKKDKAADKAKKDLKAADEGKLCSTLAAGGAKAFPDGNLSDDEGEGGEEKDKKKKKKKLKKRKNKEKDSGSCSDSDDDDDDKKDKKKKKKKKKEKDSSSISSSSSDSSSSDSEDDKKKKKKKKKKKDSSSDDSCSSSSSCSSSDSDDDKKKKKKNKDKKKKKKKDKNKDSDFSSSDDDKKKKDKKKKKKKDKKKDSSSSSSDSASGSDKENKKDDKKKKKEKKEKKKSSGSLGSETDKKKKKIECPDGEQSSEPKTEVPGSGGSAFSAPSGSFSKPGGAPGVATVVSYVSLPSKPVVKLGEPLSPSAVSKPSVPGSTLSMGDRSLSMGDRSLGMGDRSLGMGDRAVSMGDRTVSMGDRSLGMGDRAVSMGDRASIRRPPSPMESLMGSPRRPGDGTTRTSSHLTSGDLLKGPKPYQ, from the exons ATGGAGTCCACCCTCTTCAAAG CTCCATCTGGAGCAGATGCTGCAGGTGTCCAGCAGCCAGCGACGGCCCCTCCTGGGGGTTTGCAGCCCCTTGCTGAGGAAGCAGAGCCTGCAGACCTGGGCAAGGTGGAGGGAACTGTCAAGAGTAAACCTGGAGACCCTGCAGTAGCAAGAGATGGACAG GAGCTGTACTCAATGGAcagctctctgtcctcctcGGACAGCGAGGATGAGGGTCTCGGCAAGAAggacaagaagaaaaagaagaagaagctgaagaagaagacgaagaagaagaagaaa GATTCCagctcatcctcatcctcatcgtcttcatcttcctcctcgtcGTCCTCCTCCAGTAGCTCTTCAGACAGTGACAGTGAG gatgacaagaagaagaagaagaagaaaaaggaggagaagaagaagaaggatggGGAGAAAGAGTTTGTCTGGGACAGTGTTATCATATCTGAGTCTG GTCCCGATGGCCATCTGGAACAGTGTGATGAAGGTCTGAATATG GATTCATCAGACGACGAGAATgacaagaagaaagagaaaaagaagaagaagaaggacaagaagaagaagaaaaagaagaagaag GATtcgtcctcttcctcatctGACAGTTCATCATCTGACAGTGAGgatgaaaagaagaagaagaaaaagaagaagaagaagaagaaaaagaagaagaag GactgcagctcctcttcctcagatagctcttcatcatcctcctcctctgacagCGAGgatgacaagaagaagaagaagaagaaaaaggacaagaagaagaagaaaaagaaggacaAGAAAAAG GATTCCAGCTCATCATCTTCAtgttcatcctcatcttcatcttctgAAAGTGATAAAgataagaagaaaaagaagaagaagaaggacaagaaaaagaagaagaagaaggataaGGAtgagaaaaag GACGAAGAACAGAATGAGCTCAGTGTTACTACTCTTTCAGCAGCTG ATGGTGAGGTTGCAGGATCAAGTGCTGATGGAgataaaaagaaagataaaGCTGCTGACAAG GCCAAGAAAGACCTTAAAGCAGCGGACGAAGGCAAACTGTGCTCTACATTGGCAG CAGGGGGAGCAAAGGCATTCCCTGATGGCAACCTGAGTGATGAtgagggagaaggaggggaggagaaggataagaagaagaagaagaagaagttgaagaagaggaagaataaGGAAAAG GACTCTGGCTCATGCTctgacagtgatgatgatgatgatgacaaaaaagacaagaagaagaaaaagaagaagaagaaggaaaag GACTCTTCCAGcatctcctcttcttcatctgaTAGCTCCTCCTCAGACAGCGAAgatgacaagaagaagaaaaagaagaagaagaagaagaag GACAGCTCTTCTGATGATAGCTGTTCTTCTTCCTCATCCTGCTCTTCCTCTGATAGTGATGATGATAAG aagaagaaaaagaagaataaggataagaagaagaagaaaaagaaagacaagaacAAG GACTCAGATTTTTCTAGCAGTGATGacgacaagaagaagaaagacaagaagaagaaaaagaagaaggacaAAAAGAAG GACTCAAGCTCCAGTTCATCTGATAGTGCCAGTGGCAGTGACaaggaaaataaaaaggacgacaagaagaagaagaaggagaagaaggagaagaaaaag AGTTCGGGCTCATTGGGAAGTGAAActgacaagaagaagaagaagatt GAATGCCCTGATGGTGAGCAAAGCAGCGAGCCAAAAACAGAAGTTCCAGGCTCAGGTGGCAGTGCTTTTTCAGCTCCCAGTGGCAGCTTCTCGAAACCCGGCGGTGCTCCTGGCGTTGCTACTGTCGTCTCCTACGTGTCACTCCCCTCCAAACCTGTAGTGAAACTGGGGGAACCTCTGAGTCCTTCAGCTGTCTCCAAGCCCTCTGTACCTGGCTCCACACTGAGTATGGGAGATAGGTCCCTTAGTATGGGAGATAGGTCCCTGGGCATGGGAGATAGGTCCCTGGGTATGGGAGATAGGGCCGTGAGTATGGGAGATAGGACCGTGAGTATGGGAGATAGGTCCCTGGGTATGGGAGATAGGGCCGTGAGTATGGGAGATAGGGCCTCCATTCGCAGACCTCCCAGCCCCATGGAGTCCTTGATGGGGAGCCCAAGGAGGCCTGGAGACGGAACGACCCGTACCTCCTCCCACCTCACCTCTGGTGACCTATTGAAAGGCCCAAAGCCTTACCAATAA
- the LOC141771299 gene encoding uncharacterized protein LOC141771299 isoform X8: MESTLFKAPSGADAAGVQQPATAPPGGLQPLAEEAEPADLGKVEGTVKSKPGDPAVARDGQELYSMDSSLSSSDSEDEGLGKKDKKKKKKKLKKKTKKKKKDSSSSSSSSSSSSSSSSSSSSSSDSDSEDDKKKKKKKKEEKKKKDGEKEFVWDSVIISESGPDGHLEQCDEGLNMDSSDDENDKKKEKKKKKKDKKKKKKKKKDSSSSSSDSSSSDSEDEKKKKKKKKKKKKKKKKDCSSSSSDSSSSSSSSDSEDDKKKKKKKKDKKKKKKKDKKKDSSSSSSCSSSSSSSESDKDKKKKKKKKDKKKKKKKDKDEKKDEEQNELSVTTLSAADGEVAGSSADGDKKKDKAADKAKKDLKAADEGKLCSTLAAGGAKAFPDGNLSDDEGEGGEEKDKKKKKKKLKKRKNKEKDSGSCSDSDDDDDDKKDKKKKKKKKKEKDSSSISSSSSDSSSSDSEDDKKKKKKKKKKKKKDTKDSSSDDSCSSSSSCSSSDSDDDKKKKKKKDKKKKKKKDSSSESSSNSFSDDDKKKKKKNKDKKKKKKKDKNKDSDFSSSDDDKKKKDKKKKKKKDKKKDSSSSSSDSASGSDKENKKDDKKKKKEKKEKKKSSGSLGSETDKKKKKIECPDGEQSSEPKTEVPGSGGSAFSAPSGSFSKPGGAPGVATVVSYVSLPSKPVVKLGEPLSPSAVSKPSVPGSTLSMGDRSLSMGDRSLGMGDRSLGMGDRAVSMGDRTVSMGDRSLGMGDRAVSMGDRASIRRPPSPMESLMGSPRRPGDGTTRTSSHLTSGDLLKGPKPYQ; encoded by the exons ATGGAGTCCACCCTCTTCAAAG CTCCATCTGGAGCAGATGCTGCAGGTGTCCAGCAGCCAGCGACGGCCCCTCCTGGGGGTTTGCAGCCCCTTGCTGAGGAAGCAGAGCCTGCAGACCTGGGCAAGGTGGAGGGAACTGTCAAGAGTAAACCTGGAGACCCTGCAGTAGCAAGAGATGGACAG GAGCTGTACTCAATGGAcagctctctgtcctcctcGGACAGCGAGGATGAGGGTCTCGGCAAGAAggacaagaagaaaaagaagaagaagctgaagaagaagacgaagaagaagaagaaa GATTCCagctcatcctcatcctcatcgtcttcatcttcctcctcgtcGTCCTCCTCCAGTAGCTCTTCAGACAGTGACAGTGAG gatgacaagaagaagaagaagaagaaaaaggaggagaagaagaagaaggatggGGAGAAAGAGTTTGTCTGGGACAGTGTTATCATATCTGAGTCTG GTCCCGATGGCCATCTGGAACAGTGTGATGAAGGTCTGAATATG GATTCATCAGACGACGAGAATgacaagaagaaagagaaaaagaagaagaagaaggacaagaagaagaagaaaaagaagaagaag GATtcgtcctcttcctcatctGACAGTTCATCATCTGACAGTGAGgatgaaaagaagaagaagaaaaagaagaagaagaagaagaaaaagaagaagaag GactgcagctcctcttcctcagatagctcttcatcatcctcctcctctgacagCGAGgatgacaagaagaagaagaagaagaaaaaggacaagaagaagaagaaaaagaaggacaAGAAAAAG GATTCCAGCTCATCATCTTCAtgttcatcctcatcttcatcttctgAAAGTGATAAAgataagaagaaaaagaagaagaagaaggacaagaaaaagaagaagaagaaggataaGGAtgagaaaaag GACGAAGAACAGAATGAGCTCAGTGTTACTACTCTTTCAGCAGCTG ATGGTGAGGTTGCAGGATCAAGTGCTGATGGAgataaaaagaaagataaaGCTGCTGACAAG GCCAAGAAAGACCTTAAAGCAGCGGACGAAGGCAAACTGTGCTCTACATTGGCAG CAGGGGGAGCAAAGGCATTCCCTGATGGCAACCTGAGTGATGAtgagggagaaggaggggaggagaaggataagaagaagaagaagaagaagttgaagaagaggaagaataaGGAAAAG GACTCTGGCTCATGCTctgacagtgatgatgatgatgatgacaaaaaagacaagaagaagaaaaagaagaagaagaaggaaaag GACTCTTCCAGcatctcctcttcttcatctgaTAGCTCCTCCTCAGACAGCGAAgatgacaagaagaagaaaaagaagaagaagaagaagaagaagaaggatacG AAGGACAGCTCTTCTGATGATAGCTGTTCTTCTTCCTCATCCTGCTCTTCCTCTGATAGTGATGATGATAAG aagaagaagaaaaagaaagataagaaaaagaagaagaagaag GATTCTTCTTCTGAGTCCTCCAGCAATTCTTTTAGTGATGatgataagaagaagaaaaagaagaataaggataagaagaagaagaaaaagaaagacaagaacAAG GACTCAGATTTTTCTAGCAGTGATGacgacaagaagaagaaagacaagaagaagaaaaagaagaaggacaAAAAGAAG GACTCAAGCTCCAGTTCATCTGATAGTGCCAGTGGCAGTGACaaggaaaataaaaaggacgacaagaagaagaagaaggagaagaaggagaagaaaaag AGTTCGGGCTCATTGGGAAGTGAAActgacaagaagaagaagaagatt GAATGCCCTGATGGTGAGCAAAGCAGCGAGCCAAAAACAGAAGTTCCAGGCTCAGGTGGCAGTGCTTTTTCAGCTCCCAGTGGCAGCTTCTCGAAACCCGGCGGTGCTCCTGGCGTTGCTACTGTCGTCTCCTACGTGTCACTCCCCTCCAAACCTGTAGTGAAACTGGGGGAACCTCTGAGTCCTTCAGCTGTCTCCAAGCCCTCTGTACCTGGCTCCACACTGAGTATGGGAGATAGGTCCCTTAGTATGGGAGATAGGTCCCTGGGCATGGGAGATAGGTCCCTGGGTATGGGAGATAGGGCCGTGAGTATGGGAGATAGGACCGTGAGTATGGGAGATAGGTCCCTGGGTATGGGAGATAGGGCCGTGAGTATGGGAGATAGGGCCTCCATTCGCAGACCTCCCAGCCCCATGGAGTCCTTGATGGGGAGCCCAAGGAGGCCTGGAGACGGAACGACCCGTACCTCCTCCCACCTCACCTCTGGTGACCTATTGAAAGGCCCAAAGCCTTACCAATAA
- the LOC141771299 gene encoding uncharacterized protein LOC141771299 isoform X5, with amino-acid sequence MESTLFKAPSGADAAGVQQPATAPPGGLQPLAEEAEPADLGKVEGTVKSKPGDPAVARDGQELYSMDSSLSSSDSEDEGLGKKDKKKKKKKLKKKTKKKKKDSSSSSSSSSSSSSSSSSSSSSSDSDSEDDKKKKKKKKEEKKKKDGEKEFVWDSVIISESGPDGHLEQCDEGLNMDSSDDENDKKKEKKKKKKDKKKKKKKKKDSSSSSSDSSSSDSEDEKKKKKKKKKKKKKKKKDCSSSSSDSSSSSSSSDSEDDKKKKKKKKDKKKKKKKDKKKDSSSSSSCSSSSSSSESDKDKKKKKKKKDKKKKKKKDKDEKKDEEQNELSVTTLSAADGEVAGSSADGDKKKDKAADKAKKDLKAADEGKLCSTLAAGGAKAFPDGNLSDDEGEGGEEKDKKKKKKKLKKRKNKEKDSGSCSDSDDDDDDKKDKKKKKKKKKEKDSSSISSSSSDSSSSDSEDDKKKKKKKKKKKKKDTDSSSSSSSDSEDDKKKKKKKKKKTKKKKDKDSSSSSSSDSEDDKKKKKKKKKKKKVKHKDSSSDDSCSSSSSCSSSDSDDDKKKKKKKDKKKKKKKDSSSESSSNSFSDDDKKKKKKNKDKKKKKKKDKNKDSDFSSSDDDKKKKDKKKKKKKDKKKDSSSSSSDSASGSDKENKKDDKKKKKEKKEKKKSSGSLGSETDKKKKKIECPDGEQSSEPKTEVPGSGGSAFSAPSGSFSKPGGAPGVATVVSYVSLPSKPVVKLGEPLSPSAVSKPSVPGSTLSMGDRSLSMGDRSLGMGDRSLGMGDRAVSMGDRTVSMGDRSLGMGDRAVSMGDRASIRRPPSPMESLMGSPRRPGDGTTRTSSHLTSGDLLKGPKPYQ; translated from the exons ATGGAGTCCACCCTCTTCAAAG CTCCATCTGGAGCAGATGCTGCAGGTGTCCAGCAGCCAGCGACGGCCCCTCCTGGGGGTTTGCAGCCCCTTGCTGAGGAAGCAGAGCCTGCAGACCTGGGCAAGGTGGAGGGAACTGTCAAGAGTAAACCTGGAGACCCTGCAGTAGCAAGAGATGGACAG GAGCTGTACTCAATGGAcagctctctgtcctcctcGGACAGCGAGGATGAGGGTCTCGGCAAGAAggacaagaagaaaaagaagaagaagctgaagaagaagacgaagaagaagaagaaa GATTCCagctcatcctcatcctcatcgtcttcatcttcctcctcgtcGTCCTCCTCCAGTAGCTCTTCAGACAGTGACAGTGAG gatgacaagaagaagaagaagaagaaaaaggaggagaagaagaagaaggatggGGAGAAAGAGTTTGTCTGGGACAGTGTTATCATATCTGAGTCTG GTCCCGATGGCCATCTGGAACAGTGTGATGAAGGTCTGAATATG GATTCATCAGACGACGAGAATgacaagaagaaagagaaaaagaagaagaagaaggacaagaagaagaagaaaaagaagaagaag GATtcgtcctcttcctcatctGACAGTTCATCATCTGACAGTGAGgatgaaaagaagaagaagaaaaagaagaagaagaagaagaaaaagaagaagaag GactgcagctcctcttcctcagatagctcttcatcatcctcctcctctgacagCGAGgatgacaagaagaagaagaagaagaaaaaggacaagaagaagaagaaaaagaaggacaAGAAAAAG GATTCCAGCTCATCATCTTCAtgttcatcctcatcttcatcttctgAAAGTGATAAAgataagaagaaaaagaagaagaagaaggacaagaaaaagaagaagaagaaggataaGGAtgagaaaaag GACGAAGAACAGAATGAGCTCAGTGTTACTACTCTTTCAGCAGCTG ATGGTGAGGTTGCAGGATCAAGTGCTGATGGAgataaaaagaaagataaaGCTGCTGACAAG GCCAAGAAAGACCTTAAAGCAGCGGACGAAGGCAAACTGTGCTCTACATTGGCAG CAGGGGGAGCAAAGGCATTCCCTGATGGCAACCTGAGTGATGAtgagggagaaggaggggaggagaaggataagaagaagaagaagaagaagttgaagaagaggaagaataaGGAAAAG GACTCTGGCTCATGCTctgacagtgatgatgatgatgatgacaaaaaagacaagaagaagaaaaagaagaagaagaaggaaaag GACTCTTCCAGcatctcctcttcttcatctgaTAGCTCCTCCTCAGACAGCGAAgatgacaagaagaagaaaaagaagaagaagaagaagaagaagaaggatacG gattccagctcctcttcctcttctgatAGTGAAGAtgacaagaaaaagaagaagaaaaagaagaagaagaccaagaagaagaaggataaG gattccagctcctcttcctcttctgatAGTGAAgatgacaagaagaagaagaagaagaaaaagaagaagaagaaggtaaaACAT AAGGACAGCTCTTCTGATGATAGCTGTTCTTCTTCCTCATCCTGCTCTTCCTCTGATAGTGATGATGATAAG aagaagaagaaaaagaaagataagaaaaagaagaagaagaag GATTCTTCTTCTGAGTCCTCCAGCAATTCTTTTAGTGATGatgataagaagaagaaaaagaagaataaggataagaagaagaagaaaaagaaagacaagaacAAG GACTCAGATTTTTCTAGCAGTGATGacgacaagaagaagaaagacaagaagaagaaaaagaagaaggacaAAAAGAAG GACTCAAGCTCCAGTTCATCTGATAGTGCCAGTGGCAGTGACaaggaaaataaaaaggacgacaagaagaagaagaaggagaagaaggagaagaaaaag AGTTCGGGCTCATTGGGAAGTGAAActgacaagaagaagaagaagatt GAATGCCCTGATGGTGAGCAAAGCAGCGAGCCAAAAACAGAAGTTCCAGGCTCAGGTGGCAGTGCTTTTTCAGCTCCCAGTGGCAGCTTCTCGAAACCCGGCGGTGCTCCTGGCGTTGCTACTGTCGTCTCCTACGTGTCACTCCCCTCCAAACCTGTAGTGAAACTGGGGGAACCTCTGAGTCCTTCAGCTGTCTCCAAGCCCTCTGTACCTGGCTCCACACTGAGTATGGGAGATAGGTCCCTTAGTATGGGAGATAGGTCCCTGGGCATGGGAGATAGGTCCCTGGGTATGGGAGATAGGGCCGTGAGTATGGGAGATAGGACCGTGAGTATGGGAGATAGGTCCCTGGGTATGGGAGATAGGGCCGTGAGTATGGGAGATAGGGCCTCCATTCGCAGACCTCCCAGCCCCATGGAGTCCTTGATGGGGAGCCCAAGGAGGCCTGGAGACGGAACGACCCGTACCTCCTCCCACCTCACCTCTGGTGACCTATTGAAAGGCCCAAAGCCTTACCAATAA